The nucleotide window AAGGCCTGGTTACCGTGATCAACGATTTTAAATTTATTTCCATCACCCCCAAAGATTATACTTACAAATGGGTGCTGTTGAAAAATGGAGATACGGCAACTACCGGAAGCTTTGACGTAACAATAGCGGCCGATTCGAAGAAGGAGGTGAAACTGAACCTCTCTGAAATAAATACAGAGCCAGGCCAGGAGTACTACCTGCATGTATATGCCTTAACCCGCACTGCTTCCCGGTTTTTACCTGCAGGTTTTGAAGCGGCTAAGGGAGAGTTGGCGCTAACCGGCAATAATTACTTTACAGGCAAACAGGCCAAAAAAAATAAGGCATGGGAGAAGAAGGAAGAAGGGGAAAAGGTTATCATAACAGCCCAAGATGTTAGTTACGAATTTCAGAAGAACTGGCGGGGATTAAGCTCTTTCAATCCATCCTCTTTAGGATGGTTGTTTGGCAAGCATCCCAAACTGAATTTCTGGAGAGCGCCAACTGACAATGATTTTGGAGAGCAGGCCCAGTATAATCTTCGCTTATGGGAGGCAGCTTCACAGAATCAAAAAACCAGTTTTAAAGGTATAGAGGAAACTGATGGTGCTATAAGTTTTATCTATGAGGTTAAGCCTGTAGGTATTGAAGCGGTAACTACTATAACTTACACAGTTAACGCCAACGGGTCTTTAACCATAACTGCAAAGTATAAAGCGCTATCCGCTGACTTACCCGAGTTAATGCGCTTCGGAATGAACATGGAGTTATCGGACAGGTTCAATGAATTTACCTGGTATGGTCGTGGCCCCTGGGAAAATTATGTTGATAGAAAAGACGATGCCTTCATGAGTATTTGGAAAGGAAATGTAGCAGATCAGGCATTTTCTTATTACCGCCCCCAGGAAGCGGGTAATAAAACAGATGTACGGTGGTTGATGCTTACCGATAAAAATGGCAAGGGTATACGTATCGATGGCGCGCAGCCGCTTTCGGTTAGTGCTACCAATTACCGGACGGAAGATTGGGACCCGGGCACTACCAAGAAACAGCAGCATGCATCTGACGTACTGCCTGTTGATCGCGTGATATTGAATGTAGACCTGTTTCAGAGAGGAGTGGGTGGTTTAAACTCATGGGGAGCAAAGCCGCTGGATCCCTATCGTTTCAGGGAAAAAGAGTATAGCTATCAATATACGATTAGCGTTATCCAGTAGTATCGCAAACTTATAAAAAGAATATCCGGCAGGCTTACCGTTTAAACGGTAAGCCTGTCTTTATTAAAGAATGGATAAGGATACATTGAAGCAATAGGCTTTATTCAAATAGTCTATTCTTCAAGAATTGGCTGATAAACAGCATGATTTTCCTCATCAAAGCAAACAAAAATGACCCTTTGAATGATGGCTTGTTTAGTGATAAACTCTCGAACGGTTTGAATGGCAATAGAAGCTGCCTGGCCCTTAGGAAATCCATAAATGCCGGTGCTGATATTGGGAAATGAAATACTCAACACATTATTCTTTGCCGCCAGTTTCAGGCTATTGTAATACGCCTGACGCAATAATTCTTTTTCTCCCTGTTGTCCGTTTTGCCAAACGGGACCCACCGTATGTATTACATATTGCGCAGGCAAATTGCCTGCAGTGGTGATCACAGCTTCTCCGGTTTTACACCCACCCTGCCGGGCTCTTATTTTCCGGCAGTCTTCGAGTATAGCAGGGCCGCCATCCCTGTGAATCGCGCCATCCACACCTCCGCCTCCCAGCAGCGAAGAGTTGGCTGCGTTTACAATAGCGTCTACTGCTATTTTAGTGATATCTCCCTTTATCAGTTCGATCATGTTGGCTATTTGCAAGCTGAAGTTAACGCATTTGTGTGGAGTGAAGCGTCGATAAAAAAGTATTAAGTACATTTAAGTTTCCTAAACCCTGTTATATGTTTACACGGTATTTATCTTTTTTTGCTTTGATAGCGGTCGTTTCAATGAGTTCCTGCTCATCGCATAAGCCTTTGACACATCATGCTTCTCAAGCAGGTATACAACCAACAACCGTTCCGGATGCCGTAAGAGAGTTCAGGGCTGCATGGGGAGCCACCGTTGCCAATATTAACTGGCCCAGTAAACCCGGCCTGCCTGCGGGTGAGCAACAAAAGGAAGCTATTGCATTACTCGATTTTTTAAAGGAGCACCATTTTAATGCCGTGATTTTCCAGGTGAGGCCACAGGCAGATGCGCTTTACAAAAGTGCTTTAGAACCCTGGTCTTATTATCTTACCGGGCAGCAGGGAAAAGCCCCCGAACCCTTTTATGATCCGCTTGAATTTTGGGTTAAAGCTGCACATGAGCGGGGCCTGGAGCTTCATGTATGGCTAAATCCTTATCGCGCCCACCATGTAGCCGGAGGTCCGGTTAGTGATCAGTCATTGGTTAAAACGCAACCTGGCCTGGTCGTTTCTTTGAAGGAAGGTTATTGGTGGTTTGATCCTTCGCTGAAGGAAACACAGGATCATGGTGTGAACGTAGTAATGGATATTGTAAAGAGATATGATATAGACGGTGTGCATTTCGATGATTATTTTTATCCCTATCCTTCTTATAATAAAAATGAAGACTTCCCCGATACAGTCAGCTGGAAAAAATACCAACTGGCGGGTGGAACCTTATCGCGTGGCGATTGGCGCAGGAAAAGCGTCAACGATTTTATTGAGCGTTTATATAGCGAGATAAAGAAGGAGAAGAAACATGTAAAATTCGGACTGAGTCCGTTTGGCATATGGCGTCCCGGCTATCCGGCTTCAGTAGAAGGATTTGATCAGTACGAAGAATTGTATGCGGATGCTAAATTGTGGTTGAACAAGGGTTGGATAGATTATTTCTCTCCCCAATTATACTGGCCTGCCAGCAGGCTGGCACAAAGCTATCCGGTTTTGCTAGGCTGGTGGTCAGGAGAAAATACCATGAACCGCCATTTATGGCCGGGAATAAGCGTAGGCCGCGATACCAGTTCTATCAATACTACGGAGGTTATAAACGAAATCATGATCAGCAGGGGCGTTACGCCCCAAAGCAGTGGGGTGGTGCATTGGAGCATGTCATCACTTACAAAAAACACCAAACTTGCTCAGGCATTGCTGGACGGACCTTATAAAAAACAGGCTTTGGTGCCGCCCAGTAGCTGGTTAGATCCTATAGCGCCTGTGGCGCCAATAGTTAGACTCAAAAAAGAACAGGATATTGTTACTGTTAATTGGTCGCACCTGGGCAAAAATGATGTATCACAATGGGTAATTTATTACCAGTATGGTAAAAGTTGGAATTATCAAATATTGAACAGCGAAGCGGAGTCGCTCACTTTAAAAAATGGCGAAGGAAAAAATACTTTGAACAGTATTGCAGTAAGCGCCGTCGACCGCTCGGGAAATGAAAGCGTAAAAACAACGGTCTTCCCCGATATTGTACACATCGAATCACGCAAAGCCTGGAATGCCAGCGAACCGCGCCCGTACAAGCAACAGGTACCTGTACGCATTACCGTGCATCATGAGGGCGGTAAAGTATTACCGGATACGGCAAGCGCTGCTACCCGCCTGAAAAATATCCAGACCTGGTGCATGGGACCCGACCGGAAATGGACGGACATTCCTTATCACTACCTTATTGCGCCGGACGGAACCGTATATGAAGGGCGTAATCCGCTTACGGTTGGCGAAACCAATACAGAATATGATCCTTCCGGTCATTTGCTGATCTGTTTTTTAGGAAATTACGGTCAGCAAAAAATGAATCAGCACCTGTTGGACGTTCTTTCCAGGCTAATCGCTCATTTTTGTATTCAATACAATATTTCACCTGAAGCCATCTCAACCCACCGCGATCACAGTAAAATGACCACCTGCCCTGGAGAAAACATCTATCCTTATTTTAAAAATAATTACGTAAAACAGCGGGTGAAAGAGCTGTTGCAACAAACCGGCGGTACTAAAGGGTGATATTTTAAACCGGGTTACTTAATCAATATGGGAATCTAAAGCTGCTTTCCTATAATTTTGGCATTGCAAAATTTCAGGTATGGCAATGAACTGGGTCAATTGTTTTTCTTCAAAGAGGTACGGTATTGAATATACAACGGAAGATGAAAGAAGCGATTTTGAAAGAGATTGGGACCGCATTATATTTTCAAGTCCCTTCAGGCGCTTGCAAAATAAAACCCAGGTATTCCCATTGCCCGAGGAAATTTTTGTTCACAACCGTTTAACGCATTCGCTCGAGGTGGCCAGTGTCGGACGCTCTTTAGGAGGTTTAATAGGCGAGCGGCTGGCGCAGTTGCCCCAAGTGGCAGCCGATAGCCGGGCTGCAGACTTTTATACCAATAACCTTAAATACGTAATTGCCGCTGCCTGCCTGGCGCACGATATGGGTAACCCCGCTTTTGGTCATTCGGGAGAAGATGCTATTTCCAAATATTTCAGAAAGAGAGATACTGAAAAACCCGATGATATGGCGTTTAAGCAGTTATTTACGCCTGCACAGTGGAAAGATCTCACCACCTTCGAGGGAAACGCGAATGCCCTGCGTATTTTAACCATGTACCAGAATGGAAGGGCCAAGGGCGGTTTCCGCCTTACTTACAGCACATTGGGCTCCATCATCAAATATCCGTGCGAGTCACTGGCATCAGGCAATAAGAAGAGGGTGCATCAAAAAAAATACGGCTATTTTAACATTGATGAGCCTGTTTTCCTGGCCATAGCAAAGGAGCTGAATATGGTGATTGATGAAGGGAAGGAACTGATGGTGTACAAGCGTCATCCCTTTGTTTTTATTGTAGAAGCGGCAGATGACATCTGTTATAATATCATTGATTTTGAAGATGCACATCGTTTGGGACTGTTGGATTATGAAGAAGTGCGCGATAGCTTTATCAACATTATACAACATCACACCAGCAATATTGAGCGGGTGAAACAAATAGCAGAAGACCTGCGCGCTGATCCAAATGAATCGATTGCCTACCTGCGTGCAAAAGCAATTAATGTGCTGATCAATAAATGTACTGAGGTGTTCTGGCAGCACAAAGACGAAATTCTGGAAGGCAGCTTTAACCAAAGTCTGTTGGATGCCATACCTGGGATGCAGGATGCGCTGTCCCACATCAATCAAGTTTCAGTAGCAAGGATTTATAATGCTAAAAAAGTAATAGAACTGGAGATCGCCGGTTTCCGTATTATGTCAGGCCTGGTTGAAGATTTCGTTACCGCTGCACTAACTCCAAAAGAAGTAAGAGACAAAGAGCACAAAAAAATTTTGGAGTTATTGCCTCAGCAGTTCCGGTTTGATGAAGCGGGCTCACCTTATGAAAAGGTGATGCGGATGCTCGATTTTATCTCTGGTATGACCGATGTATACGCCTTAAAGCTATATAGAAAGCTAAGGGGTATTGAGATATAGTATTCAAAAATTGGGTAACCGGCTTACTTTATATTAGTAAGGTGCGCAACCGATTGATCGTTTCCGATCATCATTCTGCACGTATCTTTGATACGCATTTGAGGGCCATTTCATGAAAATTATAGACAACTGGTATTGCAATCACAGGGGGCGACTTTTGGCAATTGCTTGTCAAAAGGGCTACAGTTATGAGGAAGCGAAGGACATTGTGCAACAATTTTTTTTAGACATCTTACAAAAAGAACTGGGCGACATCAAAAACCCCGGGGCTTTTCTGCTAACTGCATTTAAAAACCGGTTGATAGACCTGTACCGCGCTGACAGAGCTAAACCTGCATTTGAGGTAACCCCCGATGTGCCGTCTACACAGGATATTATCGAAGATTTGGAGTCAGACGCAGCATTGGTAGAAAAAATTGCCAATGCTTATAAAAACCTGCCCGCACGTTACAGACGTGTCATTTATATGAAATACTACCAGGGTTTGACCACAGAGCAAATTGTGGACGAAACCGGTTTTACCTACCAGACCGTTTATAATAATCTTTCCAAAGGAATTCAGCTGTTACGGCGGAACCTGGCGGATCATTCCGGCAAGACAGCCAACCTGAAATTAGCGGCATTACTGGGAATTTTATTTTCTCAGAATTTTTTTGAATAAAACCGGTTAGATTTTTACCGGCTATCCGTCTATTTAATTAAACGGAGCGCTGCTATTATGCTTTATTCTGTAGAAGACCTGGTTATCAACGACTCATTTATTGCTTACTGCATGCAACAGGATGCGGATGACAGGTCATTCTGGGATGAATACCTGGAACAGCATCCGGATGCGCTCCCGGTTGTAGAAGAAGCGCGGCTGCTGGTGCTGGGGCTGAAATATATGCTGCAGAAAAAGCAAAATGAGCTGTCTGCCGGCGATGAAAAAAGCGGGCATGCACTTTATGTGCCGGAAGCTACAGTTCAACAATTAAACCCGGTTCCTGATACAGAGCGCAACAATTCTTTTAAAAGAAAACGGGCCTGGGCTGTAGCGATGATTGTCTTAGGGGTAATGGCCTTGGGTATTTTTTACCAGACCAGCCGGTCTGTTAATAGCAATGAAAAACCGATAGAAAAAATTGTTTCAACAAAAATACCTGTTGAGTCGAAACCGGGTGAGCTCAAAACATTGGTATTGCCGGACAACTCCGCCGTTACCCTGAATATGGGCTCAACTTTAAAAATTGATGAAGGGTTCGGTACTGGTAACCGGGACGTTTACCTGGATGGAGAAGCCTTTTTTGAAGTAACACATAATAAAAACCTGCCTTTTGTAGTACATGTAAAAGACTATAAAGTAAAAGTGCTTGGAACAAGGTTTAATGTAAAAGCATATAAAAATGACAGACTAAGCGAAACCTCTTTGATAGAGGGAAGTGTGCAAATCATCGTGAATAAAAACGGGAAAGATGAAGTGTATAAAACATTAGAAGTAAATCAAAAATTTACAACCGAAGCCGATTCTTCTACTTTGACTGCAATTGCCAAAGATATGGGGGGAGAGGTAGTTCCTTTGTCTTACTATAATGAGAAACAGGCTGTGGAAACAGCATGGACAAAAGAATTGCTCATTTTTGAGGGGCAATCTTTGGATGAGATTAAAAATATACTGGAGCGAAAATTCGGTGTTACAATCACTATCCCAGACCAAAAGGTTCAGCAGTATATGTATTCTGCTAATTTTACTAACGAGTCCATTGACGAAATATTAAAAGCTTTGCAGTTGTCCTACCCCTTTTCCTACAAAAAAGAAGGAAACACAATCATTATAAATAAATAAGCCATGTAAAAAAAAGATCGCCAACAGAAAGGGAGAAACGGATTGCGGCCATTCCTCCCCGGTAATGAAAAATGGAAGGGAAAAGCCTTCCACCTTTTAATTAAAACCAAAATAAAAGTATGAAAAAAAATGCTTACTTGAATAGGCGGCTCCCTGGGCTGCTTAAAAAACTGTTGTTTATGAAATTATGTATTGCCTTGCTATGCCTGACGGCTACGCAGGTTGCAGCAACAACACTTCGATCGCAGGAAACAGTTTCTCTCAATTTGAACAAGGCCAAACTGTCCTCCGTTCTTAAAACGATAGAGAAGGAGTCGGATTACCGTTTTGCTTTTAGCAACAAAGTTGTTGACAGAATTGCCATTACACTGAAAATAGAGAATGTACCGGTACTCAACCTGCTTCCTACATTACTGGATGGCACTGGGCTTGAATTTCAAAAGCTGAATGACAAACTTATTGTGGTGCGGGAAAAAACCATAGCAACTATTATTGTAAAAGGAATGGTGGCAAATGATAAAGGAGAACCTGTAGCCGGAGTAACGATTACCTCTGATAAAGGGATAACTACAGTCACCAATATAAAGGGAGAATACAGTATAGAAGTGAACGAAGATGCGACGCTGACTTTTACACATGTCAGCTATAAATCGCAAACGGTGAAAGTGAACGGTCAGACCTCAGTTAATGTGGTACTGCAGGATGCGGAAAGATCGCTGGACGAGGTTGTTGTTACGGCGCTGGGTATTAAGCGCCAGGAAAAAGCCCTGGGCTATGCAACACAGAAAGTAGGAGGCCAAAGCCTGCAAACCGTAAAAGGAGTGGATCTGGGTACTTCACTTACCGGAAAAGTAGCAGGGTTGGTAGTAAAAAACTCAACAGAGTTTAATGGCAAACCCAACCTTGAAATGCGTGGAGAAACGCCATTGATTATTATCGACGGTGTTCAATACTCCAATGTTACATTACGGGATATACCAACAGATGATATTGAAAGCATCGACTTTTTGAAAGGCCCGACAGCCGCGGCATTGTATGGTGCCGATGGTAAAAATGGTGCGGTGATGATCAGTACCAAAAAAGGAAAAGGCAAGGGATTGTCGGTTGATTTTAACAGCAATAATATGTTTACACTGGGCTACCTTACTATTCCCAAAGTGCAAACCTCTTATGGACATGGAGAAAATGGTAAAATAACGGACGATTATGTTTGGGGACCTAAACTGAATATTGGCGACAGTGCTCTTCAGTGGAATCCTGTTACCAAAAAAGAAGAAATGATGCCCCTGATTACCCGGGGGAAAGATAACCTGAAGAACTTTATGCAAACGGGATTTGTTACCAATAACAATGTCAGCGTTACGCAAACAGGCGATAATGGCTATTTCCGCGCGGGCATCAACCACATTTATAATAAAGGGCAGTTCCCCAATCAAACATTAAAGATCACGAACTTTACGATGAGCGGAGAAATGCGTGCCGGCAACAAGTTTAGCCTGGAAACGCATATGGGCTATACCCGTAAGGAAGCGCCAAACGTATGGGGATCAGGCTATGGTGATCAGGGGTACCTGTACCAAATATTGATGTGGACCGGGCCCGAATACGATCTTTCTCAATACAAGGATTATTGGGCCGTTAAAGATCAAAAACAAAACTGGTTGTACAAGAACTGGTATGATAATCCTTACTACATGGCTTACGAAAAGTTATGGGGCCTGAACCAGAATTTATTCAATGCCAGCCTAACGGCTAATTACAAATTTACACCAGACCTGAAATTGATGCTTCGTAGCGGGTATGATTATTTTAAAGATGAAGATATTGTCAGGAACGCCATAGGTGCTATTTCTACGAGAGGGCAGAATATTAACTTTCGCCTGGACCCTGATCGTCGGGGTGCTATGAGCTGGAGCTGGAATGCAAAAGGTCTTTACGGACAGCATCAAAGCTGGGGCTTTACCTCTACCACTGATGCGATATTAAGTTATCAAAAAACTCTTGGCAAATTTGGTATAGATGTATTGGGTGGTGGATCTATGCGCTACCTGGAGTTCCGTCAGCAGGGCTCGCGTACCCGTAACGGTTTAAATGTACCGGGCTGGTATTCCTTAGCGAATGCTATTCCTTCTACGGTATTAGGCGAGGATGCAATTGTAACCAACTTTGGCTTTGAGCGCTCACAGGTAAACAGCGTTTACGGGAAAGCAACCCTCTCCTGGAATAATGCAATTTTTGTTGACGTAACGGGCAGGAACGATTGGTTCTCTACACAGCCTAAAACAGAACGTTCTTACTTCTATCCTTCAGTTGCCGGTAGCTTTATTCTTTCAGAATACTTAAACCTGCCGCAATGGGTGAATATGTGGAAATTGAGAGGTTCATGGACCGTTTCCAAATATCCCGCAAATATCTATGAGATCAACAGGGCATATACGCCGGGATCTGTATTAGGCAATGTTGCAGCTTCTTATCCCAATAACTTATACCCACTTGATCTGCTGCCAACTACCGAAAGAACCTGGGAGATAGGAACAGCGGCTTATATGTTTAAACAGCGGCTTCGTTTGGATGTTGCTTATTTCAATAAACTATATTTCGACAGGAAGATAACACCGGCTATCTCTTCTGCATCCGGTTTTGGTACCACACTAATCAATACTGCCGAGCAACTGGTTCGCCGCGGTATGGAGATCACCCTGGATGGAACCGTTATAAAAAACCAAAACCTTACCTGGAACTCTTTGATCAACTGGTCGTTCCAGCATCGCTATTATAAAACCTTAGACCCTGTTTATTCTACCGATGATGCGTTTACTAAAATAGGAGGCCGGTACGATGCGTATAAAAGAGAGATTTTGCTTAAAGACCTCAATGGTAATATCATTCACCAGAACGGTTACCCGGTAGAAAGCGATTACCAATACCAGATCGGTTATGGCGATCCCGACTTCTCATTCGGTTTTTCAAACACCGTTAACTGGAAGAACATCATTTTTGGCATTTCTATCGACGGCCGCATTGGTGGTCTGATGTACAATTATATCTGGGATAAAATGTTTGATACGGGTGTACATCCAGACACTGATAACGAGTTTCGTTATGACGAAGTGGTAAACGGATTAAAAAACTATGTGGGAAGCGGAGTAAAAGTAGTTTCGGGTGAAGTAAAGTATGATAAGTATGGCAATATTACCAGCGATACGCGCCAGTATGCGCCCAACGATGTAGCGGTAGGTTACCAGAGTTACATGCAGGACATTTCCGGGAAAGGCGAGCATGGCGTAATGAGCGAAAGCTTTGCCAAATTAAGGGAGATCTCCATCGGTTACCAGTTACCTAAATCTTTCCTGGGCAATTCTAAAATTAAAAATGCTTCTATTTCGCTAACCGCTCAGAATGTACTATTGGTAACGAAGTTTAAGTTTTCCGATCCGGACAGGGATACAGAGGACCTGAATGCACCTTCCCAAAGGATGGTTGGTTTCAATATTAAGTTAGGTCTATAATCAAGTTACAGAAAATTAAAACAATACTATGAACCGTTCTATATACAAATATATGTTGCTATGCTGCATTATCAGTGCAACATGTATAAGCTGCAGCAAGTTTGATCAGATTAATACGAACCCGGACACCACCACTACTGCCCGGTCGGAATGGCTGGCTACCAGCATGCTGGGATCTGTCACCGTAAGCGATATCAGCACACAAAAGGCATTTGCACAACCGTTCATGTTGAGCAAATACACTATCTGGAAAGAAGGCGGTCCTGAATCCATGCAGTACAACCGGTTTGGACGCATAGATTTTAACAGGTTGACGGTATTACGTAATGTAGATCCCATGATTGCCAATGCTCCGTCTGAAGCCTTAAAGAATTCATATACTGCCCTGGGTCATTTTATAAGGGCATGGCAGTTTTTTCAAACAACCATGCGTGTAGGCGATATACCTTATTCAGAAGCCATAAAGGGAGAGTCTGATAAAAATATCAAGCCAAAGTACGACAGTCAAAAAGAGGTTTTTAAGGGCATTTTAAATGAGCTGGACCAGGCTGATGAGCTCTTTAAAACCGGTGCTGATTTTTCGGGAGATATTATCTATGGAGGGAAAACTGCCAAGTGGAGAAAACTGGTCAACTCTTTCCAGCTCCATGTTTTGATGAACCTGCATAAAAAAACAGCTGATGCCGATTTGAATGTAATAGGTCGTTTTCAGAAAATTGTAGCGGAGCGGCCATTGATGGAAGATTATACAGATAATTTTGCGGTAGAATATAAGAATTCTGCAGGAAGTTGTTATCCCTGGTCCAATACTCCTGTTCAAACCAACCCTTTTATTATTTATTCCGCATTAACCACAACATTTGTTAACCCTTTAAAAGCCAACCAGGACCGGCGCTTGTTTTATGTAGCCGAACCAGCTAAAGCAAAAATTGCTGCAGGAGGCCTTGCATCAAGCTATGACTCTTACCTGGGCCTTGAACCTTCCAATACAATGGCGGATATCGTGGCGACCTATAATGCGGGTAATTTCTCAGATTTTAATAAACGATATGTGGAGTTGTTTAATGCAGAACCCGTAGGCTTGCTTTGTGTATGGGACGTAAAGTTCCTGATGGCAGAAGCTACCATAAGAGGCTGGGTATCGGGCACAACAGCGCAGGCTTACTATGCAGCGGGTATACAGCAGTCTATGAAGTTCCTGGTAAACTACACGCCGGTGGCATACAGGCACGGTGTGACAATGGACGATGCTTATATAAGCGGATATCCATTGACCGCAGGTGTTGCATTAACAGGTAGTATTGAAAACCGGATCAAGCAGATCATTACACAAAAATACCTGGCGGGATTTTTACAGAACTGTGATTATAATGCATGGTACGAAAACAGGAGAACAGGTTACCCTGAATTTGTTTTAAACCCGGCTACCAATCTTAATACGCCGTCTACAAAGTTCCCGCTTCGCTGGCTGTATCCTTCCACAGAACTAACGAATAACAGCGAAAACCTGGATGCTGCCATTAAAAGCCAGTACAGTGGTAATGATAATGTAAACGAAACAATGTGGCTACTTAAGTAAGGGATTAATAGTATAATTTTAGTGTATCATGGCAATAGACTTTTCGAGGAGAGATTTCTTAAAAAAAACAGGACTATTGGCGGGCGGCGCGGGTGTTTTCTCCGCGCTCCCCGGCTCTATTCAAAAGGCAATGGCCATTAACCCGGCAAAGGGTTCCACCTTTGAAGATGCGGAACATATTGTATTGTTGATGCAGGAAAATCGCTCCTTTGATCATTGTTTTGGTGCGCTTCGGGGTGTGCGGGGGTTTAATGATCCCCGGGCGCTCAGGCTGGCAAATGGCAACCCTGTATGGCTGCAAACCAACAAGGACAATAACTCTTACCTGCCTTTCCGGCTGGATATGCAGAACACAAAAGTAACCTGGATGGGCGGATTGCCCCACTCCTGGGAAGACCAGGTAGATGCTCGAAACCAGGGCCAGTATGATCAGTGGCTGATTGCCAAAAAAACGGGCTACAAAGGTTTTGAGGATAAGCCTATGACACTGGGCTATTATACCCGCGAAGACCTGCCATTTAACTATGCCCTGGCAGATTCCTTTACTATTTGTGATCAGCATTTCTGTTCTTCTTTAACCGGAACTACGCCTAACCGGCTTTACTTTTGGTCGGGTGCGCTTCGGAAAGATGGCTTGGCTGAAAACCCGGCCCTGGTGCGAAATAATGAAGCCGATCATAATGCAGAAGTAAGCTGGGCCACATTGCCCGAACTGTTGCAGGAAAATGGCATATCATGGAAAGTGTACCAGAATGAACTAAGCATTCCATCCGGCCTCAGCGATGAGGAAGATGCATGGCTAGGCAATTTTACAGATAACGACCTGGAGTGGTTTTCCCAATATCATGTACGCCGGTCGAAAAAATATGAGAATTATCTTAGCGGTAAACTTGCCGGGTACGATAAAAGCCTGGCAGAATTAAAAGAGCGCCTCGACAAAAATCCAGAGGATGAAAAAACACAGCGTGTATGGAAGGGCTTAGAAGAAAGAAAAAAATACTACATCAAAGAATTAGATCGTTGCCGCGAAGAACTTCAAAAGAACCTAAGCGATCATGAACAAGCTTTACACAACAATGCTTTTGTAACCAATGAGGCCGACCCCGACTATCACAGCCTGGAAGAAATAGAATATGAGCATAAAGG belongs to Niabella yanshanensis and includes:
- a CDS encoding O-acetyl-ADP-ribose deacetylase; amino-acid sequence: MIELIKGDITKIAVDAIVNAANSSLLGGGGVDGAIHRDGGPAILEDCRKIRARQGGCKTGEAVITTAGNLPAQYVIHTVGPVWQNGQQGEKELLRQAYYNSLKLAAKNNVLSISFPNISTGIYGFPKGQAASIAIQTVREFITKQAIIQRVIFVCFDEENHAVYQPILEE
- a CDS encoding family 10 glycosylhydrolase; the protein is MFTRYLSFFALIAVVSMSSCSSHKPLTHHASQAGIQPTTVPDAVREFRAAWGATVANINWPSKPGLPAGEQQKEAIALLDFLKEHHFNAVIFQVRPQADALYKSALEPWSYYLTGQQGKAPEPFYDPLEFWVKAAHERGLELHVWLNPYRAHHVAGGPVSDQSLVKTQPGLVVSLKEGYWWFDPSLKETQDHGVNVVMDIVKRYDIDGVHFDDYFYPYPSYNKNEDFPDTVSWKKYQLAGGTLSRGDWRRKSVNDFIERLYSEIKKEKKHVKFGLSPFGIWRPGYPASVEGFDQYEELYADAKLWLNKGWIDYFSPQLYWPASRLAQSYPVLLGWWSGENTMNRHLWPGISVGRDTSSINTTEVINEIMISRGVTPQSSGVVHWSMSSLTKNTKLAQALLDGPYKKQALVPPSSWLDPIAPVAPIVRLKKEQDIVTVNWSHLGKNDVSQWVIYYQYGKSWNYQILNSEAESLTLKNGEGKNTLNSIAVSAVDRSGNESVKTTVFPDIVHIESRKAWNASEPRPYKQQVPVRITVHHEGGKVLPDTASAATRLKNIQTWCMGPDRKWTDIPYHYLIAPDGTVYEGRNPLTVGETNTEYDPSGHLLICFLGNYGQQKMNQHLLDVLSRLIAHFCIQYNISPEAISTHRDHSKMTTCPGENIYPYFKNNYVKQRVKELLQQTGGTKG
- a CDS encoding deoxyguanosinetriphosphate triphosphohydrolase, yielding MAMNWVNCFSSKRYGIEYTTEDERSDFERDWDRIIFSSPFRRLQNKTQVFPLPEEIFVHNRLTHSLEVASVGRSLGGLIGERLAQLPQVAADSRAADFYTNNLKYVIAAACLAHDMGNPAFGHSGEDAISKYFRKRDTEKPDDMAFKQLFTPAQWKDLTTFEGNANALRILTMYQNGRAKGGFRLTYSTLGSIIKYPCESLASGNKKRVHQKKYGYFNIDEPVFLAIAKELNMVIDEGKELMVYKRHPFVFIVEAADDICYNIIDFEDAHRLGLLDYEEVRDSFINIIQHHTSNIERVKQIAEDLRADPNESIAYLRAKAINVLINKCTEVFWQHKDEILEGSFNQSLLDAIPGMQDALSHINQVSVARIYNAKKVIELEIAGFRIMSGLVEDFVTAALTPKEVRDKEHKKILELLPQQFRFDEAGSPYEKVMRMLDFISGMTDVYALKLYRKLRGIEI
- a CDS encoding RNA polymerase sigma factor; its protein translation is MKIIDNWYCNHRGRLLAIACQKGYSYEEAKDIVQQFFLDILQKELGDIKNPGAFLLTAFKNRLIDLYRADRAKPAFEVTPDVPSTQDIIEDLESDAALVEKIANAYKNLPARYRRVIYMKYYQGLTTEQIVDETGFTYQTVYNNLSKGIQLLRRNLADHSGKTANLKLAALLGILFSQNFFE
- a CDS encoding FecR family protein; the protein is MLYSVEDLVINDSFIAYCMQQDADDRSFWDEYLEQHPDALPVVEEARLLVLGLKYMLQKKQNELSAGDEKSGHALYVPEATVQQLNPVPDTERNNSFKRKRAWAVAMIVLGVMALGIFYQTSRSVNSNEKPIEKIVSTKIPVESKPGELKTLVLPDNSAVTLNMGSTLKIDEGFGTGNRDVYLDGEAFFEVTHNKNLPFVVHVKDYKVKVLGTRFNVKAYKNDRLSETSLIEGSVQIIVNKNGKDEVYKTLEVNQKFTTEADSSTLTAIAKDMGGEVVPLSYYNEKQAVETAWTKELLIFEGQSLDEIKNILERKFGVTITIPDQKVQQYMYSANFTNESIDEILKALQLSYPFSYKKEGNTIIINK